Below is a window of Deinococcus apachensis DSM 19763 DNA.
CCCGCCGTGCGCCCGCCTCGCCGAGCTGGGCGAGTGCCGTGCTGATACTCGTCGTGTTCGTGAGGGCCAGGAGTTCCTGCTGATTGAGGGTGAGGTAATCGGCGCCAATCACGTTCTCGATCAGGTCGGTGCCCACCTTGTTCACCGCGCCGGTCCCCAGGTCCACGAAGACGGGGACGGGTTTCTTGGCCTTCTGCGCGGCCTCGATGGCCCTCAGGGTGTACTCGCGCTGCGGCCCTTCCGTGAGGCTGTAGGCGCTGACGATCAGGGCATCGGCCCCCTCAATGTCCTTTTTCTTGAGCTTGGCGGGGTCGAGCTGGCGGTTGGCGGACCCGTCACTGATCATGGCGCGCGCGCCGTCGGGCGTCTGCATCACGGTGATCGTGCTCGTGAGGTGGTCGGGGTCGCGCTGGATGGCGGTCTGGACGACGCCGCTCTCGCGCACGCGGTCGAGCGCGTATTCGGCGAAGGGGTCGTTGCCCACGCGGGCGGCGAGCGTCACCGCGTGGCCCAGCCGGGCCAGGGTCACGCTGATGGTGCCGCCCGCCCCACCGGGCTCCATGGTGGCGCGCCTGGGGGCAACCTCCTCTCCGGGGGCGGGCAGGCGGTCAAGGTGATAGAGGTGATCGACGGTCACGTCACCGATAACGTAAAACTTCACGGGGAAACCTCCGGGCCAGCCTGGAACGGCCCTCAATGCACCGCGCTCCTCGGGGAGACGCGGGCGTCAGAACGGCAAACTGGCGTTTGAAACGCGGCTTTCAACGTACCACGCCGAGCCGCCGGGCAACGTCAAGCAGGTGTGAGAGGGGCACGTCCTCGGCCCGCACGTCGGGGCGCAGGCCCGCAGCCTCCAGCGCCCCGGCCACCGCCTCCCCCTGGAAGCCCGCCAGGCGCAGGTTGTTCCGCAGCGTCTTGCGGCGGTGGTGCAGGGCGGCCTCCACGAACTTCAGGAAGGCGGGGTCGGGGAGCGGCCGCGTGCGGTCGAAGTCCAGCCGCACCACGCTGCTCGTCACGTCGGGGGCGGGCAGGAAGGCGCCGCGGGGCACGTCACGCACGTGGCGAACGCTGCCGTGCAGGGCGGCCAGCGCGCTCAGGAAGCCGTAGTTGTCGTCGCCGGGGTGGGCCGCGAGCCGCTGCGCGACCTCCTTCTGCACGAGGACGGTCGCCGAGAGGACCCCCGGCGCCCCCATGAAGCGCGACAGCAGCACGCCGGTGATGTAGTACGGCAGGTTGGCGATCACGCGCGTACCCTCCGGGAGGGAGGCGTAGTCGAAGTCGAGGGCGTCGCCCCACACCACGTTCACGTCCAGTCCGGCGAGCGTCTCGACCAGGACGGGTTTGAGGCGCTCGTCCTTTTCCAGCGCGGTGACCTGGGCCCCCCGCGAGGCGATCTCGCGGGTCAGGACGCCCAGGCCTGGGCCGACCTCCAGCACCGGGACGCCGGGGGCCGCGCCGCCCGCCTCGGCGATGGCGCGGAGGATGTTCCCGTCGATCAGGAAGTTCTGCCCCAGGCTCTTGGTGGGCCTGAGCCCGTGGCGGGTCAGGAGGTAACGCACCCGGGCGGGCGAGTAGAGCGGCAGGTCGGCGGTCGGGGGGGTGGAGTCGGGTTGGGTC
It encodes the following:
- a CDS encoding carbohydrate kinase family protein — protein: MKFYVIGDVTVDHLYHLDRLPAPGEEVAPRRATMEPGGAGGTISVTLARLGHAVTLAARVGNDPFAEYALDRVRESGVVQTAIQRDPDHLTSTITVMQTPDGARAMISDGSANRQLDPAKLKKKDIEGADALIVSAYSLTEGPQREYTLRAIEAAQKAKKPVPVFVDLGTGAVNKVGTDLIENVIGADYLTLNQQELLALTNTTSISTALAQLGEAGARRVVVKVGRLGSIVWTPTETELVDPIRPEGKVVDSTGAGDTFTAAFAHAVLTGQPLAQAARTANAAGALAATRVGAQARPITPADLEAALAQPPR
- the rsmA gene encoding 16S rRNA (adenine(1518)-N(6)/adenine(1519)-N(6))-dimethyltransferase RsmA, whose product is MTQPDSTPPTADLPLYSPARVRYLLTRHGLRPTKSLGQNFLIDGNILRAIAEAGGAAPGVPVLEVGPGLGVLTREIASRGAQVTALEKDERLKPVLVETLAGLDVNVVWGDALDFDYASLPEGTRVIANLPYYITGVLLSRFMGAPGVLSATVLVQKEVAQRLAAHPGDDNYGFLSALAALHGSVRHVRDVPRGAFLPAPDVTSSVVRLDFDRTRPLPDPAFLKFVEAALHHRRKTLRNNLRLAGFQGEAVAGALEAAGLRPDVRAEDVPLSHLLDVARRLGVVR